The Brassica napus cultivar Da-Ae chromosome C1, Da-Ae, whole genome shotgun sequence DNA segment aaaaaaaaaaaaagtaaaaacagagTAATGAGAAAAACACCCAGCTAAACCAGAAACGATACCCCAAATCTTATTTGATACGGACAGACATAGTGATTGCTTTGGATTTCTTCTTTCAGATTCCTCGGGTAGGATATAAAAGACCTGtacaaaataagaagaagaaggtttaTTCAGGTGATTTGactataataattttgtttcttcAAATGTTTGCTAACAAGTTGATTTAAAACTCTGGAAGATTACCTTTTTAATGAGTAGTGGTGCTGCCACGTCTGCGTTTGTTTCGGACAAAAGGGTTGATGAAGAACCACTCTGGTTTGTAGGAAAAAAGTATGTATCCAATCACCCATCCAAAGGCAATACCAGGTATGACTCCTATGACAGCTGCTATCCAACTCAacacctcttcctcttcttcttcttcttcctctgcttccGACGGTTCATGCGGTGTTGACATGTGAATATTTCTGCAAATTTCTTCAAGAGAAGGGCCAAAAAGTCCCTTGTTGTCCTCAAAGGAAGTGCAGTTCAACCTTCGAAACTGAGTGCCTCCTGGTACTAGACCTGTAAGCTTGTTATGAGAGAAGTTCATGTAGGAAAGGAATGAGAGTTCCCCTAGCTCTAGTGGAATTTCTCCTGAAAGCTGGTTTTGGGAAACGTCTAGTGACTCAAGAGCCGTCAGGTTTCCCATAGATGAAGGGATGTGGCCAGAGAAAGCATTGTTAGACAAGTTGAGCACATGAAGCTCTTTTAATAGACCGATGGAGCTTGGGATCTCTCCTTCAAATTTGTTTCCTGAAAAGTCGAGTGCTGTGTAGATCTTTAGGATACGTACTAGCTCCATCTCTATACCTTTATTCATCAACACCATTGAATCATGGTAATATGAATCTCCCATGTACATTTCATCCGGCTGATAATAAATTGACCCAAGTGATGACATAGCACTCCACTTCACAAAGTAGTCTGATGGCAAAGCTCCATTGAAGTGGTTGTGCGATATGTCGATGATTTGCAACTCAGGGAACGAAGTTTGATGTACCGGTCCATGGAAAGCATTGGAGCGTAACACAAGAATTTTTAGTTGTGGTAGAGAACTCAACCACAACGGAAACGTATCATTGATAAAGTTGCTTTCCACGTTCAGAACTTCAAGATAAGGGGAATGAATCAAAGTTCTTGGAAGCTTTCCAGTCAGTTGGTTATGACCGACGTCAAGCGTTATTAAGCTTTCAAATATATTCTCCGGAAGACCTCCATGAAGACGATTCTGACGAAGGTTTAGATATAAAAGAGAACGCTTGAGATTTCCCAGACAGCGAGGGATTAAACCACTGAAGTTGTTGTTCGATAAATCAAGAATGTATACATAGCGCAAATCACATATGAAAGAGGGAATCTTTCCACTGAAATTGTTGTCTGAGGCAAGCACGGTTAGGCTAGATAGCCTTGAAACTAAAACTGTAGTTGAAACTGTAGTTGAGTTTTGGAAGCCAGTGAAAGTGTTGTTGGAAAGATTCAGGTAATACAGATTTGGTAGTGTACATAACCAGCCAGGCACTTGTCCTTTGATTTTATTATTGGAAATGTCTAGAAATGACATATTTTGGTTTCTTACAAACTCTGGAAACTCGGTGATACCGCAGCCTGACAATTCCAACTCAGAAAACAAAGATGGATCTGAAACTGGACTCTTGTTTGTGAATGAAACAAGGTTGCCTGAGAGATCCAACACAGAGAGCCTCTTAAAATATGACAAGATATCATTCAAGTCAATCGTAGAGGTCGTGTTCAAATAGGATAGGTCAAGATCTTCCAGCCTCTTGAGATGCGAGAAGATACTAAAATCAATCGGACCTTGTGTATTGTAGTGGGAAAGGCGAAGTCGGACAAGGTTGGTAAATTTTGATATCGTGACTGGGATTGGCCCTCTCAAGTTGTTATTGTTAACGTCTAACTCTCGTAGCTTAGGTGGTGAAGATATATTCCCAAGCTCAAGAATACCGTTGAGTTGGTTATCAGACAAATCAACACGTTCCATAGAAGGAATGGTGAAGATAGAAGAAGGCAGGGTCCCAGTGAAGGCGTTGTCGGTTGCATCAAAGGTCGTCAATTTGGATAGCGAAGTGATGTTAGGAAGAATTGTTCCTGTGAACTGATTGTAATAGAGTAGCAATGATGACAAATTTGTCAAATTCAGTAGTGCAATGGGAAAGCTTCCACTGAGCCTATTTGCAGCAACATTTAAGCTGGTCAGATGGTTTAGATTGCCAAAAGAAGATGGGATTTCTCCAACAATATAGTTCTCAAAAAGGTCAAGATTGGTGAGATGAGAAAGATTTCCAATCGAAGATGGAATCTGACCCAAAAAGCTATTAAATGAAAGATCGAGAAAGGAGAGATGAGAAAGGTCTACTATCGAAGAAGGAATGAACTCGCTGAAATAATTTCGCGTAAGGTCCAGAGAGGTGAGATGAGAAAGGTTTCCAATTAAAGACATGATTGGACCACTAAATTCATTATTTGAAAGGACTAGAGTGGTTAGAGAATGAAGGTTTTGAAGACTGCTACTAGAATGAAACCTGCCACGTAGGTAGCTGCAACTAAGGTCTATCCCAATCACTTCACCGGAATTGGGGTTGCACGTTATACCCTCCCAATTACAGCAGTCGCTGTTATTCATCCATGACTTTGTCTTCCGAAGGGGCTTTACTATAGTTTCATTGATATAACAATCAtaagaagaaaaggaagagtTTAGAACCTCAAACTCGGTCTTGAATTGGAGAAGTGCATCCCTTTGTTCCGGACGACACAAGTGCCTAGTTGGAACCGCAGACACGTCCTCATAACTGTAGCCGAATAGGAAAAGTATAGAAAGAGTAAGAGAAAAGGTACTCGTTATGTTCCAAAAGCCTTTCATTCTTCTTTAAGCTTATTTAACTTTGAAATGAAAAGGGAAATTGGTGATGAGTAACATGCTTCCATGCCCATCTCTTTATAGCGCAATAATAGACTTCGTGTTGTGAAAAGTCAGAAAAAGAAACGCCGTATATGTTGATAATATAAAAGATGTGGGCCCgttgcactatttgcacagtaaattttttttctatataaacgattCTTTCGATCGATTGTAAAAATcattcatccttcttcttcaatAACACATCCTTTCTTCTTATCAGTATTATCTTCTtcgtacgggtataaaattttgcccttatttaaattcctgcgatataataaaattccagttcttttcataacacgttatcagcacgatcactctgcgattcggtaaaatttatttgtatcatttataccctgttataatggtcggtataccgcctctactattatttatattatgttataatggccggaataccgcctatattatttactaataatttaatttattaatggtcggccgagccgccttatattctgtttattatttattggtcggccgaaccgccttatattctgtttgttattaattggtcggccgagccgccgtataatttatttattactctgcattgatcggctgagccgtcgcatgatttgttgtcataacataaatattttattgtcataattttttacttttatgaaattttatagatttgattgaccatttaatacgatatttacggactaatttttggtgcactcgatttaaccccaacggtcacaaagaatttttttcaaaaatttctcctttctccaacggttatGAACAGTATTTTtcacctataaatacaactcattttcactccatttcatcatccaaaacatttcatcttctctcaaaaatttcaaatcgctctcctccgatttttcatttcaagaaagatgattcgcgcacttttgtttttatgtgccatttttatttgtgtttctatttatggtttatttgttggagaatttactccgagtgaatttaagatgaatatcggtttaattttctttacatcgcttctccttgtaattgcttgtatgattaatgtaaacggtttttaattatgaagttctaataaaattattattttgtgttttagaattacaaatggcaaacatcgagaaactccagttcccggcccTGAAAATAACTGGCGAAAATTACGTCGGGTGGGTCACAAACGTGAAACCATATCTGGTGAtgaaaaagataaccgaaacaATTGTAATCGGTAACAAATCACCACCCGAacatatagccgaagcgataatcttcctgaagaagcatttagatgaaaGTCTAACGCACGACTATGCAAACGTCGAGGACCCAGCTGAACTGTGGCaaactttaaaagaaaggtTCGATAACCAGAGACAAATCAACCTTCCTCACGCtctagaagagtggaaaaatctgaggttccaagaTTTTCAAAAGGTTGAGGATTACAATTCCGCTGTCCTGCGGATAGTTGCACTCCTGAAGTATTGTGGTAATCCTGTCTCTGAGGcagaaatgatgaataaaacatacatcactttccacaaacagcttcacttcttacccgaaatttacagaaaatgcgggtacacgagattttctgaattgatggttgcgctcatgttagctgaaaagaacaatgagctcttaatcaaaaaccacaattcccggcctacgggagccaaagcattccctgaagtgaatgctacggcgatAGAAAATTCGGAAAGAAGAAACCATACCAATCGAGGTCATGGCCgccgtttcaacaacaaacgtggaaaaacTTACAATCCCAAATGGAGGGGATCTAATAAGTGGGTTAGACCCGGGCAAGTTTCCAAGGGTAAAGAAACTCAAGAGGATACCACCCAGAAGCGTGAGACAGTGTGTTACAGATGTGgttgtaaaggacattggtcccgtacctgtcgtactccttcacatctctgtaagttatatcaagagtccacgaaaggaaaggctaaagaggtgaacctcacggaaaatgttgaagggacctcataccttgaatcctccgacttcgctaatgagctggactagattactcctgaagagaatcgaaatgcctatgataagagtattgaatagttttcagtattaccatgtataattattatatttcatgttttaaacaaataatgatgtttttaacgtcatcttattgtataattattgtgtcttttttctttatatgaatgaattttatgtttcttttatatttatgacaatttcagaaatggatcataatgctaatggagcaaaatccaagaaacggattcgtgaaatatgcataccagatagtggaacaacgcacactattctgagacaaaagagatatttctctaatataaaaccgacaagaattgtcgtcaatacaatatcaggtcctgcagacgtgattgaaggaactggtaaagcaaactttactttaccgaatggaacaaaattttccataaataatgctttatattctccaagttctaaaaggaatttgttgagttttaaagacatatatcttcacggatatgatactcagtctgcaactgaggatggaaagaaatacatgtatgtaacttctgagaaatgtggcagaaaacacatattagaaaagtttccagaacttccttcgggactacatcatacttatatcgatgagatcgaatcaaatcttttagtaaaacagaacccagaagagttcacattatggcatgatcgccttggccatccagacactacaatgatgcgtaaaatcatagaaagttcacatggtcatccactgaaaatccaggagatttctcaagggaataaaatgacatgtgttgcatgttctctaggaaaattgatcgtaaggccatcgccaaccaaaatcgataaagaatcaccaaagttccttgaaagaattcaaggcgatatatgtggacctatacacccaccttgtggaccattccactattttatggtattaattgacgcatccagtagatggtcacacgtttgtctattatcatctcgaaatgtggcatttgcgagatttctaactcagataatcaaactgcgaacacagtttcctgattatactattaaaagagttagactagacaacgctggtgaattcacatcccaagcattcaatgactattgtatggtaatgggaattgaagttgaacattcggttgctcatgttcatacgcaaaatggtttggctgaatctttaattaagcgtctgcaattgattgcaagaccattgatcatgagatcaaaacttccaacctctgtatggggacatgccattttgcatgcagaagcactcattcggatcagaccgagtgcataccataagtattccccactacagttagcgtttggtcgagaaccaaacatttcccactttagaatctttggttgtgcggtatatgtgcctgtagcaccaccacaacgtacaaagatgggaccacaaagaagattgggaatatatgttggttttgattccccatcaattataagatacctagaaccacagactggtgacgtctttacagcacgttttgctgattgtcattttgacgaaaatgtattcccagttctagggggagaaaacaaaaatgttggaagtgatataaaatggagtgtaccatcattgttatatcttgatcctcccactaaagagtcagaactagaagttcgacgaattatgcatttacagagtatagctaaccagctacctgatgcatttgtagataccaagacggtaactaaatctcatataccagctgcaaatgctcctgctcgtatcaaaatgccaaatgaacaagaaaaggaggatgacacacgagagccaaaaacacgcctgaagcgtggtagacctgttggttctaaggataagaatcctaggaaacagaagaaagctgaaatatatgatgcacccaaaatagcagaaaatattttggaagaaataaatgataaggattctgatgaatcagagcatcatcaatcagagcatcatgaatcgaaagataatcatgagatttctattaattacatccataataaaaggatatggaatagaaatgaacaaaatgaccttgatgatgctttctcatatattgtgtcaagtgaaataaatgaagaaatcgatgatccagaaccaaaatctgtctatgaatgtcaaaagagacatgattgggaacaatggaaaaatgcaatacaagctgaacttgattcgcttaataaacgaaaagtatttggatctattgtgctcacacctgcagatgtgagaccagttgggtacaaatgggttttcgttcgaaagcgaaatgagaaaaatgagattacgagatacaaagctcgtctagtggctcaaggtttttctcaaagacctggaatcgattatgaagaaacgtattctccagttatggatgccatcacatttagattcctgatgagtctagcagctgataaaaatctagagatgcgtctcatggatgttgttacagcttatctatatggatcattagatattgatatctacatgaaagttcctgatggatttaaaatgccagaagcattaagttccaaacctaaagagttatgtgcaataaaattgcaaagatcattatatgggttaaagcaatctggacgtatgtggtataatcgtctcagtgatcatttaacaaaagaaggatatgtgaatgatcctatatgcccatgtgttttcatcaagaaaacaatatccggatttgtaataatcgcggtatatgttgatgatcttaacattatcggaactcaaaaagaaatacaaaaggcatcagactatctcaaaggagaatttgagatgaaagatctaggacagacacagtattgtcttggcctacaaatagaacattcacaaaatggtatatttgtgcatcaatccacatacactaaaagagtgttgaaacgatttaacatggataaatcaactcctcttagcaccccgatggtcgttaggtcacttaatattgaaagtgatccatttcgaccacctgaggagaaagaagagatacttggtccggaagtaccatatctaagtgcaattggagcgctgatgtaccttgcaaattgtacacggcctgatatatcatttgctgtgaatcttttggcaagattcagctcatctccaacccgaagacattggaatgggatcaaacatgtttttcgttacctccaagggaccattgatttaggcttattttatcctaaaagttcaaaaggtcaaatggttggttttgcagatgcaggatatctttcagatccacacaaagcccgatcgcaaacaggatacgtttttacgatcggaggcactgctatatcttggcgttcccagaaacaaacgctcgtggctacttcttcaaatcatgctgagatcattgcactccatgaagcaagtagagaatgtgtatggctgagatcaatgagccgacacatctgttcaagcagcgggattggcgaaaatacggagccaactattttatatgaagataatgcagcatgtgttgctcaaacaaaggacggatatatcaaaagcgatagaacgaagcatattcatccgaagttcttctcatacactcaagagctcgtgaagaagaaagagattgaagtaagatatgtccaatcatgcgacaatgcagctgacctcttcacaaaatcacttccgacttcgatattcagaaaacatgttcgtaacattggaatgcgtcatcagaaggatctatgactgctcattcgagggggagcttacgtagttgtactctttttaccttactatggtttttcccattgggttttcctagaaaggtttttaacgaggcaacaaagacgttaagcgagagtggatagtgacaccggtccccaagggggagtgttgtGAAAAGTCAGAAAAAGAAACGCCGTATATGTTGATAATATAAAAGATGTGGGGCCCgttgcactatttgcacagtgaattttttttctatataaacgattGTTTCGATCGATTGTAAAAATcattcatccttcttcttcaatAACACATCCTTTCTTCTTATCAGTATTATCTTCTtcgtacgggtataaaattttgtccttatttaaattcctgcgatataataaaattccagttcttttcaTAACACTTCGTTTTTATTCCACACAAAAAATATCCACAAAGATAAATCCAATATTCATCACGTCGAAAGCAAAATCTTTGTGTCTGATAGTCAAATTTCCACACATATTGGTCCCCTACACTAATtacatgaattttcaaaaaaaaaaattgtctacACCAAAGAAGACGTTAATTATGAAGTCTTATTTTGCTTAGGTTTATATTTGGATTCAAACTAATGTTTACGAGACCCATGCATATTTGCATATTCTGTAGTCTTTCAATTTGATAGTAAATGTTTATCctttttacttattattaaaatattcaaGATTTTATTGGTATtcctttctttaaaaaaaagttactaaTTGAGATAACGGCTAAACTAGTTTAATTTGATGAGGTTTCAAAATAAGAATGAatctctttttaataaaaaaaaaatccacggCGAAAGCTCTAGCGGCACTTCTTTACCACTACACCAAAATGACTTAATTGAATGAATCTTTTTagtaagaataaaaacaaatatcaacgtttttaagaaaaatcaacAGCGAGCAgtcttatttttggtttattcctTATGACTTCCAAAATGAGAAATATATGCAAACATGACAAAAAGAATCAACTCTTTTCTAAGAATCAATCAAAAGGAACAAAATATCAATCTTCTTGAAATCAAATAATAGTGAGAACATTCCTCATGACAGAAGAATCAACTCTTCCTCGTGAATATACTCACGATCGAGCCTATCATAGATAgtgagtacattaaatattcaACTAATATTCCTCAGGAATCAGGGCAAGATCATAAGGAAAAACCCAGACTTTGCTCAGTCgttttcttgtttcttcaaTATATGGCCAGTAGCTATTATGTCTTTTtaacaaaagcaaaacaaaagatGTATGGATGGTTTTGTCGATACTTGATAGGAGTATGCATCAAATGCATTACATCATTGGAAGTTATATCAGTTATGagaccctttttttttgtttgatcaaaCGGTTACTTATATTAATGCAGGAAAGGAAAAGCGTTTGGGCCCGAGGCCATGTTTAGACAAGAGAAATACAAGGAGAGTGGGCTTTAAGGGCCTGTTTAGCTAGAGCATCGGCTTCTCTGTTCTGGGAACGAGAGATGAACCGGAAATGGATAGAGGCAAATTAAAAGAGAGACGATCGATGTCTTGAAGAACACCATAGATCTCCTTGATCTGGCTTTTGCTGATGATTGCTCTGATGAGCGCTAGGCAGTCGGAGAAGATTGCAGTTGTGTGGATTCCAGATTGAAGCATGATCTCGATTCTGTTCCGGAGAGCAAGTGATTCGGCCATTAGAGGGGAGGTTACTGACTCGACGATCTGGGCGCCAGACTGAACCCGGAGAGGGAGATCCTTATTTAAGATCCAAGCGACTCCTGCTCGCTTTGATCAATCCGTCTGTGTTGGAGCGGCCTTGAGCGGTAGGTGATTACTCTTTTGTTCTTTCTCCACATCTTGAGCTTGGTCCCATTCTAAAGCCGCTGACAGTCCTCTAGTTGCTATCTCCGCAGGACGACTGCTCTTGTCTTCAAAAATAAGTTTGTTTCTGGCCGTCCAGAGGAACCAGCAGACCCAGGGGAGGATAGGAGATCGAATTCCTGTTGGGGGGGAAGACAGATTGCTTGTCAGAAGCGAAGTAGTGCCAATCTGAAATCAGTGTCCTCAGCTATGTGAACTGGTGACTTGAGAGGTATATAGTTCCAGACTTCTTTAGCAAAGGGGCAGAGGAAGAATGTGTGCATTGATTTTCTACCTCGTTGTAACGGAGGCAGTGAGCTGCGGAGATCATTCCCCTTCTTTGGAGCTCTGCGCCTATTGGTAAGGCCCCTTGAATGATTGACCAGAGGAATACCTTAAGCTTTGGGTTCGTTTTTGCTGACCAAACATCTATTAACCAATTGAACTCCATGTCATTCTGAGAGGAGGGGTTAGCTAGAAGGTGGAGATTCGACGGTACAGTTTGTTGAGCATGCGAGTTATAGCCAGACTTGGTTGAGTAAATTCTTGTTTGAAAAGGGAGCCAGACATAAATGTCCTCTGCCCCTACCTTGCTTGGCTTTATACATTGGATCTGCGCTGAAATCTGGTAAGTATTGCTCAATTCTCGCCTTGTTCCATTGTAAGTCATCAGTGAGAAGATCTGAGACTCTCAGATCGAGAGCAGATTCATGAATTGGACCCATAGGCTTAGAACTGTTGTCCAATGATATCCATGTGTCTTTCCAGACTTTTGTATTCTGATCGTTGCCGATTGCTTTTCCCAGGTTCTCCTTGAGTAGGTCCCTGCCATGTAGGATGCTCCTCCAACTATGTGAACACACTGCTGGGAGTTGGGCGTCTAGGAAGCTCTTCTTATGGCAGTATTTCCCGGTAAGAACACGTGCAAGTAAACAGCTGGGGGAGGTTAATATTCTCCAGGCAACTTTTTCCAAAAGTGCTTGGTTAATAATTGAATATCTCTCGGTCCTAAACCCCCTGAGGCTTTTGGCTTGGTTAATTTGTCCCAGGCCACCCAACACATGCTTTTCTTTTCTGCTGAATGATCCCACCAGAACCGAGTAAGTGTAGATTTGATTCTATTGCAGAGGCTTACTAGGAGTTGGAAGCATGATATGGTGTAGGTGGGTATTGCAGTCAGGACAGACTTGAGCATAGTGAGCTTGCCAGATCGAGATAGGAATCGAGTCGACCAGTTGGAGGCTCTCTGCCTGATCCTATCTACTATAGAGGTAAACAAGCCCCTCTTCCTCCTTCCAAAATGTTTTGGAAGCCCTAAATATTTTCCCACTCCTCCTTCTTTCTCAATGCCGAGGATGAGTTTTGTTGAGTTCTTAACCTCTTGTGGGGTTTTGACAGAGAAAGTAATAGAGGATTTGGATATATTGACCTTTTGACCTGAAACTTTCTCGTATTCTTGTAGGATttggaggagagagaggcagCTTTCAGATGATAAATTACAGAACATCATAGTATCATCTGGGAAGAGAAGATGATTGACGCGGGGACTACCTCTGGCCACGTGAATTACTCTCATAGATCCGTTAAGCTCTGCTGTTCTGCAAAGGCCTGAAAGAACTTCACCAAACAGGATGAACAGATAGGGCGAGATCGGGTCTCCTTTCCTAATGCCACGGTGAGGTTGCACTTTCCCGTAGACTGAATCATTTATTAGGAAACTGTTGTGATACATTGCATTACCCAATTGGTCCACTTGTTGTTAAAACCTAGTCTTGACATTACTTGTGCAACGAAATCCCATTCAACACGGTC contains these protein-coding regions:
- the LOC106433248 gene encoding receptor-like protein 35 — protein: MKGFWNITSTFSLTLSILFLFGYSYEDVSAVPTRHLCRPEQRDALLQFKTEFEVLNSSFSSYDCYINETIVKPLRKTKSWMNNSDCCNWEGITCNPNSGEVIGIDLSCSYLRGRFHSSSSLQNLHSLTTLVLSNNEFSGPIMSLIGNLSHLTSLDLTRNYFSEFIPSSIVDLSHLSFLDLSFNSFLGQIPSSIGNLSHLTNLDLFENYIVGEIPSSFGNLNHLTSLNVAANRLSGSFPIALLNLTNLSSLLLYYNQFTGTILPNITSLSKLTTFDATDNAFTGTLPSSIFTIPSMERVDLSDNQLNGILELGNISSPPKLRELDVNNNNLRGPIPVTISKFTNLVRLRLSHYNTQGPIDFSIFSHLKRLEDLDLSYLNTTSTIDLNDILSYFKRLSVLDLSGNLVSFTNKSPVSDPSLFSELELSGCGITEFPEFVRNQNMSFLDISNNKIKGQVPGWLCTLPNLYYLNLSNNTFTGFQNSTTVSTTVLVSRLSSLTVLASDNNFSGKIPSFICDLRYVYILDLSNNNFSGLIPRCLGNLKRSLLYLNLRQNRLHGGLPENIFESLITLDVGHNQLTGKLPRTLIHSPYLEVLNVESNFINDTFPLWLSSLPQLKILVLRSNAFHGPVHQTSFPELQIIDISHNHFNGALPSDYFVKWSAMSSLGSIYYQPDEMYMGDSYYHDSMVLMNKGIEMELVRILKIYTALDFSGNKFEGEIPSSIGLLKELHVLNLSNNAFSGHIPSSMGNLTALESLDVSQNQLSGEIPLELGELSFLSYMNFSHNKLTGLVPGGTQFRRLNCTSFEDNKGLFGPSLEEICRNIHMSTPHEPSEAEEEEEEEEEVLSWIAAVIGVIPGIAFGWVIGYILFSYKPEWFFINPFVRNKRRRGSTTTH
- the LOC125580354 gene encoding uncharacterized protein LOC125580354 codes for the protein MANIEKLQFPALKITGENYVGWVTNVKPYLVMKKITETIVIGNKSPPEHIAEAIIFLKKHLDESLTHDYANVEDPAELWQTLKERFDNQRQINLPHALEEWKNLRFQDFQKVEDYNSAVLRIVALLKYCGNPVSEAEMMNKTYITFHKQLHFLPEIYRKCGYTRFSELMVALMLAEKNNELLIKNHNSRPTGAKAFPEVNATAIENSERRNHTNRGHGRRFNNKRGKTYNPKWRGSNKWVRPGQVSKGKETQEDTTQKRETVCYRCGCKGHWSRTCRTPSHLCKLYQESTKGKAKEVNLTENVEGTSYLESSDFANELD